From a region of the Sesamum indicum cultivar Zhongzhi No. 13 linkage group LG3, S_indicum_v1.0, whole genome shotgun sequence genome:
- the LOC105157158 gene encoding pentatricopeptide repeat-containing protein At1g74850, chloroplastic: MTKLALSYHHAFFPLLTPTSTTHPHPPLPSKFRHRHHLPVLRRRLSVVSKAKTKELILGNPSVTVEKGKYSYDVETLINKLSSLPPRGSIARCLDAFKNKLSLSDFSHVFKEFAHRGDWQRSLRLFKYMQRQIWCKPNEHIYSLIIGILGREGLLDKSAEIFDEMVAHSVPRTVLSYTAIINAYGRNGQYEAAIELLDRMKMERILPNILTYNTVINACARGGYSWEGLLSLFGEMRHEGIQPDLVTYNTLLSACSNRGLGDEAEMVFRTMNESGVLPDITTYSYLVETFGKLGKLEKVSELLAEMEAGGNLPEIMSYNVLLEAYAHSGKIKEAMGVFRQMQAAGCIPNAGTYSILLNLFGKNGRYDEVRELFLEMKVSNTEPDAETYNILIEVFGEGGYFKEVVTLFHDMVEENVEPNMETYEGLIYACGKGGLHEDARRILFHMNEKGLVPSSKAYTGVIEAYGQAALYEEALVAFNTMTEVGSMPTIETFNSLIHTFAKGGLYKENEAILSRMGELGVPRNRDSLNGVIEGYRQGGQFEEAIKAYVDMEKVRCDPDEYTLEAVLSVYCFAGLVDESEEQFREIKELGIQPSVMCYCMMLAVYGKTDRWDKANELLNEMHTNRVSNIHQVIGQMIKGDFDDASNWQMVEYVFDKLSSEGCGFGIRFYNTILEALWCLGQKERAARVLDEATKRGLYPELYRRNKLIWSVDVHRMWPGGACTAISVWLNNMQELLINGEELPHLATVVVVRGQMERSSITRDFPIAKAAYSLLKDVSSSFCFPGWNKGRITCQKSQLKRVFSKTEDSEIDNIVSLSNSPFPLVGTRTSSSNLNQHSSSDANEISFRTNPKLMTSGV, from the exons ATGACGAAATTGGCCTTATCCTACCACCATGCTTTCTTCCCTCTCCTCACCCCTACCTCCAccacccacccccacccccccctcCCCTCCAAATTCCGCCACCGCCACCACCTCCCAGTTCTCCGCCGGAGGCTGTCTGTGGTCTCCAAGGCGAAAACTAAAGAACTTATCCTCGGCAACCCCAGCGTCACCGTCGAgaaaggtaagtatagctacgACGTCGAAACCCTAATCAACAAGCTCTCCAGCCTACCCCCACGTGGCAGCATTGCCCGCTGCCTCGACGCCTTCAAGAACAAGCTCTCCCTCTCCGATTTCTCCCATGTGTTCAAGGAATTCGCGCACCGCGGCGATTGGCAGCGCTCTCTCCGCCTCTTCAAGTATATGCAGCGCCAGATATGGTGCAAGCCCAACGAGCATATTTATTCCCTCATTATCGGGATTCTGGGACGTGAAGGACTTTTGGATAAGTCTGCGGAGATTTTTGATGAAATGGTGGCTCATTCTGTCCCCAGGACCGTGCTTTCTTACACTGCAATTATTAATGCCTATGGTCGAAATGGCCAGTATGAGGCTGCGATAGAATTGCTCGATAGAATGAAGATGGAGAGGATTTtgccaaatattttgacctataATACCGTTATTAATGCTTGTGCACGAGGGGGGTACTCGTGGGAGGGGTTGTTGAGTTTGTTTGGGGAAATGCGCCATGAGGGGATTCAGCCTGATTTGGTTACTTATAATACGTTGCTGAGTGCATGTTCGAACAGGGGGTTGGGGGACGAGGCGGAGATGGTTTTCAGGACGATGAATGAGAGCGGAGTTTTGCCGGATATTACTACTTATAGTTATTTGGTGGAGACATTTGGGAAATTAGGGAAGTTGGAGAAGGTCTCTGAGTTACTTGCAGAGATGGAGGCTGGAGGGAATTTGCCGGAGATTATGAGTTACAATGTTTTGTTGGAGGCTTATGCCCATTCAGGGAAGATAAAGGAGGCTATGGGGGTTTTCAGGCAAATGCAGGCTGCGGGGTGCATTCCTAATGCAGGGACGTATagtattttgttaaatttgtttgGGAAGAATGGGAGGTACGATGAGGTGAGGGAGCTTTTTCTTGAGATGAAGGTAAGTAACACAGAGCCAGATGCTGAGacatataatatacttattgaAGTGTTTGGCGAAGGAGGCTATTTTAAGGAGGTGGTGACATTGTTTCATGATATGGTGGAAGAGAATGTAGAGCCAAATATGGAGACTTATGAAGGGTTGATTTATGCTTGTGGGAAGGGGGGGCTTCATGAAGATGCAAGGAGGATTTTGTTTCATATGAATGAGAAAGGATTGGTACCAAGTTCGAAAGCATATACAGGGGTGATTGAAGCATACGGTCAGGCAGCTTTGTACGAGGAGGCTCTTGTTGCTTTTAATACAATGACCGAGGTTGGAAGCATGCCAACTATTGAGACCTTTAATTCTTTGATTCATACCTTTGCAAAGGGGGGACTTTACAAGGAAAATGAAGCTATTTTGTCAAGAATGGGTGAGTTAGGTGTTCCACGAAATAGAGATTCATTGAATGGTGTAATTGAAGGATATAGACAGGGAGGCCAATTTGAAGAGGCTATAAAGGCCTATGTTGACATGGAAAAGGTGCGATGTGATCCTGATGAATACACTCTTGAGGCAGTCTTGAGCGTGTATTGCTTTGCAGGCCTTGTTGATGAGAGTGAAGAGCAGTTTCGGGAAATTAAGGAGTTGGGTATACAACCAAGTGTTATGTGCTACTGTATGATGCTGGCAGTATATGGAAAAACTGACAG ATGGGACAAGGCCAATGAATTGCTAAATGAGATGCATACAAACAGGGTATCCAATATTCACCAGGTCATTGGACAGATGATCAAAGGGGATTTTGATGATGCCAGTAATTGGCAAATGGTAGAATATGTTTTTGACAAACTGAGTTCCGAGGGTTGTGGTTTTGGAATCAGGTTCTATAACACAATTCTAGAAGCGCTTTGGTGTTTGGGCCAGAAGGAAAGAGCTGCAAGGGTGCTTGATGAAGCAACTAAGAGGGGACTATATCCAGAGCTATATCGTAGAAACAAACTCATATGGTCTGTGGATGTACACAG AATGTGGCCTGGTGGTGCATGCACTGCAATATCAGTCTGGCTGAACAATATGCAAGAGCTGTTAATAAATGGGGAGGAACTTCCTCATCTGGCAACAGTTGTTGTGGT AAGAGGGCAGATGGAAAGGAGCTCAATAACAAGAGATTTCCCCATTGCAAAAGCTGCCTATTCTTTGCTAAAAGATGTATCATCATCCTTCTGTTTCCCTGGGTGGAATAAGGGACGAATAACCTGTCAAAAGTCTCAGCTTAAGCGTGTTTTTTCTAAGACTGAAGACTCAGAAATTGACAACATAGTTAGTTTATCTAATTCTCCTTTTCCTCTTGTGGGAACAAGGACGTCCTCGAGCAACCTAAATCAACATAGCAGTTCTGATGCGAACGAGATAAGCTTTAGGACGAATCCAAAACTTATGACGAGCGGAGTATGA